A stretch of the Acidimicrobiales bacterium genome encodes the following:
- a CDS encoding ATP-binding cassette domain-containing protein: MRLRKGGAEGQATSEAGSVAVDPDPTTPIDVPAGRESAPAEGEAPLLSCRGVEVAYDKVQVLFGVDLDVQQGEIVALLGTNGAGKSTLLKAISGLVTPIGGTITFDGNDISRVGAVDAAKMGIVQVPGGKAVFPTLTVAEHFKASTWLYANDDPADVKARIEEVLDQFPRLRERWDQMAGNLSGGEQQQLAVGMAFVAKPKLLIIDELSLGLAPTIVEQLLGIVREIHASGCTIILVEQSVNVALTIATKAYFMEKGEVRFSGKPEELLSRGDILRAVFLSGADDAAGVEGEVSATGAPVPASATRAVPISTEPALQVDGLTKRFGGITAVNDVSFTLHKGETIGLIGANGAGKTTIFDLISGLLALDGGRIRLDDVDITGWGADRRAMAGLGRSFQDARIFPSLTVAENIALGLERHIEVRDHLAALLALPAMQESEEDVAYTVDDLIELMSLSAFRDKFVSELSTGSRRIVDLAMSIAHDPAVLLLDEPSSGVAQKETEALGPLLKRIQRETGCALLVIEHDMPLITSVSDRLIALELGSVMSEGEPDVVINDPRVVSSYLGGDVDIINRSGAATGTSASERAAGDDTGSTAKADRKGAPVRDDDVTPEQATGRRKPLKASGR; this comes from the coding sequence ATGAGGCTGCGCAAGGGAGGGGCCGAGGGCCAGGCCACGAGCGAGGCCGGCAGCGTGGCCGTCGACCCAGACCCCACCACCCCCATCGACGTGCCCGCCGGGCGCGAATCGGCCCCGGCCGAAGGCGAAGCCCCGCTGCTGTCGTGCCGGGGCGTCGAGGTGGCCTACGACAAGGTGCAGGTGCTCTTCGGGGTCGACCTCGACGTGCAGCAGGGCGAGATCGTGGCCCTGCTCGGCACCAACGGCGCCGGCAAGTCGACCCTCCTCAAGGCCATCTCGGGCCTGGTGACGCCCATCGGCGGCACCATCACCTTCGACGGGAACGACATCTCCCGGGTGGGTGCCGTCGACGCCGCCAAGATGGGCATCGTCCAGGTGCCCGGCGGCAAGGCCGTGTTCCCGACCCTCACGGTGGCCGAGCACTTCAAGGCCAGCACCTGGCTCTACGCCAACGACGACCCCGCCGACGTCAAGGCCCGCATCGAGGAGGTCCTCGATCAGTTCCCCCGCCTCCGGGAGCGCTGGGACCAGATGGCCGGCAACCTCTCCGGCGGTGAGCAGCAGCAGCTGGCCGTGGGCATGGCGTTCGTCGCCAAGCCCAAGCTGCTCATCATCGACGAGCTCTCCCTCGGGCTGGCGCCGACCATCGTCGAGCAGCTGCTGGGCATCGTCCGCGAGATCCACGCCTCGGGGTGCACGATCATCCTGGTGGAGCAGTCGGTGAACGTGGCCCTCACCATCGCCACCAAGGCGTACTTCATGGAGAAGGGCGAGGTCCGGTTCTCCGGCAAGCCCGAGGAGCTGCTCTCCCGGGGCGACATCCTCCGGGCGGTGTTCCTCTCCGGTGCCGACGACGCCGCAGGGGTCGAGGGTGAGGTGTCCGCGACCGGCGCCCCGGTGCCGGCCTCCGCCACGCGCGCTGTTCCGATCTCCACCGAGCCTGCGCTCCAGGTCGACGGCCTCACCAAGCGCTTCGGCGGCATCACCGCTGTCAACGACGTCAGCTTCACCCTCCACAAGGGCGAGACGATCGGGCTCATCGGGGCCAACGGTGCCGGCAAGACCACCATCTTCGACCTCATCTCCGGGCTGCTGGCCCTCGACGGAGGTCGGATCCGCCTCGACGACGTCGACATCACCGGTTGGGGCGCCGACCGCCGCGCCATGGCCGGTCTCGGCCGGTCGTTCCAGGACGCGCGCATCTTCCCGTCGCTCACCGTCGCCGAGAACATCGCCCTCGGCCTCGAGCGCCACATCGAGGTGCGTGACCACCTCGCTGCTCTTCTCGCCCTCCCTGCCATGCAGGAGTCCGAGGAGGACGTCGCCTACACCGTCGACGACCTCATCGAGCTGATGAGCCTCAGCGCCTTCCGCGACAAGTTCGTCTCGGAGCTCTCGACCGGCAGCCGTCGCATCGTCGACCTTGCCATGTCGATCGCTCACGACCCCGCTGTGCTGCTCCTCGACGAGCCCTCGTCCGGCGTGGCCCAGAAGGAGACCGAGGCCCTGGGGCCGCTCCTCAAGCGCATCCAGCGCGAGACCGGGTGCGCCCTGCTCGTCATCGAGCACGACATGCCGCTGATCACCTCGGTGTCCGACCGCCTGATCGCCCTGGAGCTCGGCTCCGTGATGTCCGAGGGCGAGCCCGACGTGGTCATCAACGACCCGCGGGTCGTATCGTCCTACCTCGGCGGCGACGTCGACATCATCAACCGCTCCGGTGCCGCCACCGGCACCTCGGCGAGCGAGCGCGCGGCCGGCGACGACACCGGCTCCACGGCGAAGGCCGATCGAAAGGGTGCACCCGTGCGAGACGACGACGTGACCCCCGAACAGGCCACGGGGCGGCGCAAGCCGCTGAAGGCGTCCGGCCGATGA
- a CDS encoding peptidoglycan DD-metalloendopeptidase family protein codes for MRAPLVLAMTVALLISAAPAGAQSSELDSARRQANQVASELASAQSRLAELRGEVAALEATYGATAARVVLLRSLVSEAAILEFMRGGDMLKVSVLDPDLAVSARGAVLARFAGADTTDVVDELRAAAADLEREAAALTRARADAADAVESVRERAARANVELARQERIDAERRARVEAERRRKEQEAAAQRARERAASVAAPDGTASRRTSTPAPRSAPAPSRGSWTCPVQGPRAFTNDWGQPRSGGRRHQGTDILSPRGTPVVASVSGSVRGHNSRLGGISYYLKGDDGTTYFGTHLDSLSGASGRVSQGTVLGYVGDSGNARGGPTHLHFEIHPGGGSPVNPYPTLAANC; via the coding sequence ATGCGTGCCCCCCTGGTGTTGGCGATGACCGTCGCGCTCCTGATCTCCGCCGCGCCCGCCGGCGCGCAGAGCAGCGAGCTCGATTCGGCGCGCCGACAGGCCAACCAGGTCGCGAGCGAGCTGGCGTCGGCCCAGAGTCGCCTGGCCGAGCTGCGGGGCGAGGTCGCCGCCCTCGAGGCCACGTACGGGGCCACCGCCGCCCGGGTCGTGCTCCTGCGCTCGTTGGTCAGCGAGGCCGCCATCCTCGAGTTCATGCGGGGCGGCGACATGCTCAAGGTGTCGGTGCTCGACCCCGACCTCGCGGTGTCGGCACGAGGTGCTGTGCTGGCCCGATTCGCAGGGGCCGACACCACCGACGTGGTCGACGAGCTCCGGGCGGCCGCGGCTGACCTCGAGCGCGAGGCCGCCGCCCTCACCAGGGCCCGTGCCGACGCTGCCGACGCTGTCGAGTCGGTTCGCGAGCGGGCCGCCCGGGCCAACGTCGAGCTCGCACGCCAGGAGCGCATCGATGCCGAGCGACGAGCGCGCGTGGAGGCCGAGCGTCGGCGCAAGGAGCAGGAGGCCGCCGCCCAGCGGGCGCGCGAGCGTGCCGCCTCGGTCGCCGCCCCCGACGGGACAGCCAGCCGGCGCACTTCGACCCCCGCCCCCCGGTCCGCCCCGGCCCCGTCGAGAGGCAGCTGGACCTGCCCGGTGCAGGGACCCCGGGCGTTCACCAACGACTGGGGCCAGCCCCGCTCCGGCGGCCGGCGCCATCAGGGCACCGACATCCTCAGCCCCCGTGGCACGCCGGTGGTGGCAAGCGTGAGCGGCTCCGTCCGGGGTCACAACTCCCGCCTCGGTGGCATCTCGTACTACCTCAAGGGCGATGACGGCACCACCTACTTCGGCACCCACCTCGACAGCCTCAGCGGGGCCAGCGGGCGAGTGAGCCAGGGCACCGTCCTCGGCTACGTGGGCGACTCGGGCAACGCCCGGGGCGGGCCCACCCACCTTCACTTCGAGATCCACCCTGGTGGGGGGTCGCCGGTCAACCCGTACCCCACCCTCGCCGCCAACTGCTGA